In the Gossypium raimondii isolate GPD5lz chromosome 9, ASM2569854v1, whole genome shotgun sequence genome, one interval contains:
- the LOC105799741 gene encoding protein NUCLEAR FUSION DEFECTIVE 4, translating into MVADHFSGGGCGWRDIKTFGLKLILGRWFMVFASLLIMSVSGATYIFGLYSNVIKTSLGYDQTTLNLLSFSKDLGGNVGILSGLINEVTPPWVILLIGAVMNFFGYFMIWLAVTGRTAKPHVWQMCVYFCLGANSQAFANTGALVTCVKNFPESRGSVLGLLKSYVGLSGAILTQLYHAFYGDNSKALILLIAWLPAAVSFVFLRTIRIIKIVRRQTNELRVFYNILFISLGLAVFLMALIIVQNRLSFNRIEYVGSASIVSILLFFPLAVVIREDFKIWTTKKQASNDVFQVKVVTENPPAPAVELATPPQTVISAGGDPKPAEKHDGCLENIFKPPDRGEDYTILQALFSIDMLIIFIATTCGVGGTLTAIDNLGQIGNSLGYPSHSITTFVSLVSIWNYLGRAVAGFASEYLLTKYKIPRPLLFTFVILLSCVGHVLIAFAVPNSLYFASIIIGFCFGAQWPLMYAIISEIFGLKYYSTLYNFGSVASPVGSYILNVKVAGHLYDQEALKQLKALGRTRNHGEDLTCNGGQCYRKAFLIIIATTLFGFLVSGILVIRTRSFYKSDIYKKFREEAQVAETDMGSSSTSKQTHSMSTTAASTTSPN; encoded by the coding sequence ATGGTGGCCGATCATTTCAGCGGCGGCGGTTGTGGTTGGCGAGATATAAAGACATTCGGGTTGAAACTGATTTTGGGACGGTGGTTCATGGTGTTTGCTTCACTGCTTATCATGTCGGTATCTGGCGCAACATATATCTTCGGTCTATACTCCAATGTTATTAAAACATCTTTGGGATATGATCAAACAACCCTCAATCTTTTAAGCTTTTCCAAGGACTTGGGTGGCAACGTTGGGATCCTATCGGGGCTCATCAATGAGGTTACGCCGCCGTGGGTGATTCTCTTGATCGGGGCCGTCATGAATTTCTTCGGATATTTCATGATATGGCTCGCCGTCACCGGCCGCACCGCTAAGCCCCATGTGTGGCAAATGTGCGTTTATTTCTGCTTAGGTGCCAATTCCCAGGCCTTCGCCAATACTGGGGCTCTGGTCACTTGTGTCAAGAACTTCCCTGAAAGCAGGGGAAGTGTTTTAGGCCTTTTGAAATCTTATGTAGGTCTAAGTGGTGCAATATTGACGCAGTTATACCATGCTTTTTATGGGGACAACTCAAAGGCTCTTATCTTGCTGATAGCTTGGCTCCCTGCGGCTGTTTCGTTTGTGTTTCTTCGGACGATTCGAATCATAAAGATCGTTCGAAGGCAAACAAACGAGCTTAGAgttttttataacattttattcatttctctTGGACTTGCTGTTTTCCTTATGGCTTTAATCATCGTACAAAACAGGTTAAGTTTCAATAGGATCGAGTATGTCGGAAGTGCTTCCATTGTTTCTATATTGCTGTTTTTCCCACTTGCGGTCGTTATCAGAGAGGACTTCAAGATTTGGACAACAAAGAAACAAGCTTCGAATGATGTTTTCCAGGTGAAAGTAGTGACGGAAAATCCACCTGCGCCGGCCGTTGAGTTAGCAACACCACCGCAAACGGTGATATCTGCAGGCGGAGATCCTAAACCTGCGGAAAAACACGACGGTTGCTTGGAAAACATTTTCAAGCCTCCAGACAGGGGTGAAGACTACACCATATTGCAAGCACTTTTCAGCATCGACATGTTGATTATCTTCATCGCCACCACATGCGGTGTCGGAGGAACGTTGACGGCGATCGACAACTTGGGTCAGATTGGCAACTCATTAGGCTACCCGAGTCATAGTATAACCACTTTCGTTTCGCTCGTAAGCATATGGAACTACCTGGGACGAGCGGTCGCCGGTTTCGCTTCCGAATACTTGTTGACGAAATACAAGATACCAAGGCCATTGTTGTTCACTTTCGTGATTCTCTTGTCTTGTGTCGGACATGTTTTAATCGCTTTTGCAGTCCCAAACTCTCTTTACTTTGCTTCAATCATTATCGGATTCTGTTTCGGAGCACAATGGCCATTAATGTACGCCATCATCTCCGAAATTTTCGGCCTTAAATACTACTCCACGTTGTACAACTTCGGTTCCGTGGCTAGTCCCGTCGGTTCTTACATTCTGAACGTTAAAGTAGCCGGACATTTATACGACCAAGAGGCTTTGAAACAATTGAAAGCTTTGGGTCGTACGAGGAATCACGGGGAGGACTTGACTTGCAATGGAGGGCAGTGTTACAGAAAGGCTTTTCTTATAATTATAGCCACCACATTGTTTGGATTCCTTGTTTCTGGTATTTTGGTCATTAGGACCAGAAGCTTTTACAAGAGTGACATTTACAAGAAATTCAGGGAAGAAGCTCAGGTTGCCGAAACAGACATGGGCTCAAGTTCAACTTCAAAACAAACTCACTCCATGTCTACTACAGCTGCTTCAACTACCTCACCCAACTGA
- the LOC105797957 gene encoding uncharacterized protein LOC105797957 gives MVLTGKTGGGMKDFVFDVLSSRLFMVFATLIIMSVNGSGYMFGLYSNDIKSTLGYDQTTLNLLSFFKDLGGNLGILSGLIYEVVPPWVVLCMGSLMNFFGYFMIWVSVTGRIAKPHAWQMCLYMWIAANSQSFPNTGALVTCVKNFPENRGSVLGILKGFIGLSGAIMTQYYHAFYMDDTKALILLLAWLPTIVPLIFLRTIRIMKVVRMARELEIFYSFLYIALGLAGFIMVLIVLQNKVRFTRTEYVASAFVVVVLLLLPLVIVIKEEFSVWTGKKQASNNHSQVNVVTENPPAVPLRPAEATIWPLACIKTIFNPPERGEDYGILQAIFSIDMLILFIATACGTGGALTVIDNLGQLGKSLGYPKHSISTFISLVSIWNFLGRVLAGYLSEIALTNYNFPRPLMLTLVILFSCIGHLLIAFAVPNSLYFASVMTGFCLGAQLPLLCAIISELFGLKHYSTMYNVGSVSSPVGSYIFNVRVAGHLYDKEALKQMEALGLERKPGQDLTCNGATCYRLAFLIISVATLLGSIVSLILVCRTRTFYKGDIYKKFKEGVAPTGNGDLPLREMEDKATTAVPETKIAVSAG, from the coding sequence ATGGTATTAACTGGGAAAACTGGTGGTGGCATGAAGGACTTTGTGTTTGATGTACTTTCCAGTAGATTATTCATGGTTTTCGCGACACTTATTATTATGTCTGTCAATGGTTCAGGTTACATGTTTGGTCTATATTCTAATGACATTAAATCAACATTAGGGTATGACCAAACAACTCTGAATTTGCTCAGTTTCTTCAAGGACTTGGGTGGTAATCTTGGGATCTTGTCGGGGCTCATCTACGAAGTGGTGCCACCATGGGTGGTTCTTTGCATGGGTTCACTAATGAATTTCTTTGGCTATTTTATGATATGGGTATCGGTCACTGGCCGCATAGCCAAGCCCCATGCATGGCAGATGTGTTTGTATATGTGGATAGCTGCAAATTCACAGTCATTCCCGAACACTGGTGCATTGGTCACGTGTGTTAAGAACTTCCCTGAAAACAGAGGCAGTGTCTTAGGAATTTTGAAGGGGTTTATCGGTTTAAGTGGCGCAATCATGACTCAATACTATCATGCATTTTACATGGATGATACCAAGGCTCTCATCTTGCTGCTTGCTTGGCTTCCAACCATTGTTCCCTTAATTTTTCTTCGAACTATTCGGATTATGAAAGTTGTTCGGATGGCAAGAGAGCTTGAGATCTTTTACAGTTTCCTTTACATTGCTCTTGGACTTGCTGGCTTTATCATGGTTTTGATTGTTTTGCAGAACAAGGTCAGATTTACCAGGACTGAGTATGTGGCAAGTGCTTTTGTTGTTGTCGTTTTATTACTTCTGCCACTTGTTATTGTAATAAAAGAAGAATTTAGCGTTTGGACCGGCAAAAAACAAGCTTCAAACAATCATTCCCAAGTGAATGTTGTGACTGAGAATCCTCCTGCAGTTCCACTAAGGCCAGCGGAAGCCACGATCTGGCCGCTTGCTTGTATTAAAACGATCTTTAATCCACCAGAAAGAGGCGAAGATTATGGAATTCTCCAAGCCATTTTTAGCATTGACATGCTAATTCTCTTCATTGCAACAGCTTGTGGGACTGGAGGGGCATTAACAGTTATTGACAATCTGGGACAACTTGGTAAATCATTGGGTTATCCGAAACATAGCATATCCACCTTTATATCCCTAGTGAGCATATGGAATTTCCTTGGACGGGTGTTGGCAGGTTATTTGTCTGAAATTGCCTTGACAAACTACAACTTCCCTCGTCCCCTAATGCTCACTCTGGTCATCCTATTTTCATGTATTGGCCATCTTTTGATTGCCTTTGCAGTCCCTAATTCCCTTTATTTTGCTTCAGTAATGACAGGGTTCTGCCTTGGTGCACAATTGCCATTACTGTGTGCAATTATATCCGAACTGTTCGGTCTTAAACACTACTCCACAATGTACAATGTTGGCTCAGTTTCAAGCCCTGTTGGATCCTACATCTTCAACGTGAGAGTGGCTGGTCATTTATATGATAAGGAAGCTTTGAAGCAAATGGAAGCTTTGGGACTTGAAAGAAAACCAGGACAAGACCTGACCTGCAATGGGGCAACATGTTATAGATTGGCTTTTCTAATCATCAGTGTCGCTACCTTGTTGGGGAGTATAGTTTCATTGATTCTGGTTTGTCGGACAAGAACATTTTACAAAGGTGATATCTACAAGAAGTTCAAAGAGGGTGTTGCTCCAACAGGAAATGGTGATCTTCCATTAAGAGAAATGGAAGACAAGGCAACTACGGCCGTCCCAGAAACAAAAATAGCCGTCTCTGCTGGATAA